The stretch of DNA CCTTTTCACGCCACATGCCCTGCGCACGCGAATAGGCTTCAACCAGTGCGATACGGTCTTCGTCGCGACCGGTTGTGTTCATATAGTTGAGCGTTTCGCGGTCGATGGGGAAGAAGCCGCAGGTCGCGCCATATTCCGGACCCATGTTTGCGATGGTCGCACGGTCGGCCAACGTCATGTTTTCAAGGCCTTCGCCGAAGAATTCGACGAACTTGCCGACAACACCCTTCTTGCGCAGCATTTGTGTCACGGTCAGCACGAGGTCGGTCGCGGTCACGCCTTCCTTGACCTTGCCGGTCAGGCGGAAGCCTACGACTTCAGGCAAAAGCATGGAAACCGGCTGGCCGAGCATGGCAGCTTCCGCCTCGATACCGCCTACGCCCCAGCCAAGAACGCCAAGGCCGTTGACCATCGTGGTGTGGCTGTCGGTGCCGACACAGGTATCGGGATAAGCGGTGGTTTCGCCATCTTCTTCCTTGGTCCACACGGCCTGCGCCAGATATTCAAGATTGACCTGATGGCAGATGCCGGTGCCGGGCGGTACGACGCGGAAATTCTTGAATGCCTGCTGACCCCATTTAAGGAAGCGATAGCGTTCGCCATTACGCTCATACTCAAGATCGACATTATGCTGGAAAGCCATCGGATTGCCGAAATCATCGACAATGACCGAGTGGTCGATGACGAGATCGACAGGCACGAGCGGATTGATCTTTTCGGGATCACCACCCAGCGATTTCAGGCCATCGCGCATGGCGGCAAGATCGACGACTGCGGGAACGCCGGTAAAGTCCTGCATGAGTACGCGTGCCGGGCGATAGGCGATTTCTGCACCCGCCTTGCCGCGGTCGGCAAGCCATTTCGCAACGGCTTCGATGTCTGCTTTCTTGACGGAACGGTCATCCTCGAAGCGGAGCAGGTTTTCGAGCAGAACCTTCATGGAAAAAGGCAGCTTGGAAATCCCTTCCAAGCCATTCTTTTCGGCTTCTGTCAGGCTGTAATAGACATAATCCTTGCCATTGACGGTAAGGGTCTTGCGGCATTTGAAACTGTCGATGTGCGACACTGCGTTCGTCCTTCATGCTACTGGCCGGAAAACCAGGACGAACGCCTAGGCTGCGTTTCAAGGACGCGCCAAGGTGCGGGTGCAGTCATTTCCGCTGTCCGTCCCGAGGCCTGCGACTTTCAAATCTTTCGATTTTGCGGGGCAACAGGTGTTTGAGATCGGCCAAAAATGGTTTCCACACCGACCGCTGGCATGGTAGCCACCATATAGATAGTTTTCTAAAACGATTCCAGACAGAATCGTATCAATTTGCCCCCTTGCGGCGAAATGTTGCGATAGCCCGTTTTGCCGCCGTTTCGAATGTGCCAGAGCGGGTTCAGGAGAGAAAATGCAGCTTGTGGCCGAAAATCTGGCGGGGGAACGCGGCGGCGAGACGATCTTTGCGCAGCTTTCTTTTTCCCTTTGGCGGGGTGAAGCGCTTGTTGTGACTGGCCCTAACGGCTCGGGAAAATCGACGCTTTTGCGAATCATCTGTGGGCTGCTGCCAGTGGAAGCCGGCAGCATAAGATTGCGCGATCATGGGGAAAATCTGCCGATACGCGCTGCCTGTCATTATCTCGGTCACCAAAACGCCATGAAGCCCGCATTAAGCGTGCGCGAAAACCTAGGTTTCTGGCAACAGTTTCATGGCGACCAACAATATGACATTACCGAGGCGCTGGAGGCGGTGGATCTGTCGGGTGTCGAGGAACTACCCTTCGGCTATCTTTCGACGGGCCAAAAACGCCGCGTTTCAATCGCAAAGCTGCTGGTCAGCCACCGTCCGCTGTGGATCGTTGACGAGCCGACTGCGGGTCTCGACAAGGCTTCAGAAGCGCGCTTTGCGCAATTAATGCTCGATCATATGGGTAAGGGCGGCATGGTGATTGCTGCAACCCATATTCCGTTGGGGCTTGAAGGTGTCAACAGGGTTGATATGTCCGATTACCCATTCGAGGCCGCGTGATGGGAGCCTTGTTTATTCGCGATTTGCGTCTGAGTTTTCGTGCTGGCGGTGGCGCGCTGATCGGTATTTTATTTTTTCTAGCCGTCATTTCCGTAATGCCCTTCGGCGTCGGCCCAGACCTCAATTTGCTCGCACGCATCGGCCCGGCGATGTTGTGGATCGGCGCGCTTCTGGCAACGCTTCTCGGCCTTGACCGGCTGTTTCAGGCCGACCGCGAAGATGGCTCGCTTGACCTGCTGTTGATTGGCGCGGAACGGCATATGCTAACGCTGACCGTCTTCATGAAATGCTTGGCGCATTGGGTGGCAAGTGTGCTTCCACTGGTGGTCGCGACCCCGCTGCTGGGGCTGTTCATGAATATGGAGCCCTCGGGCATTGGTGCGACGGCCTTGACACTTTTGGTTGGAACGCCCGCCATAACCTTCATCGGTGCGGTCGGTGCGGCACTGGCCGTAGCCCTTCCACGCGGTGGCCTGCTCGTCTCCGTCATCGTGCTGCCGCTGACCATTCCGGTGCTTATTTTCGGCGTTTCGGCTTCTTATGGCGCAACGGGCGATGTCGAGCCGTTTCTGGCGCCGTTCCTCATTCTATCCGCATTGACGCTGTTTTTCGCGGTGCTGGGGCCGCTTGCCGCGAGTGCTGTGCTCAAAGGTTCGGCGGATTGAACATGATCCTGAAAAGTGAGAACTGGCTTTCAGATAAGATCATGTCTGGCGGATTGACGCAGTTGATTACAGTCAATTGAACGCCATGGGGTGGCAAGGTAAGTATAGCGCATGACCAAAGTCACCACGAAACCCACAAGCTGGCTTGATCTTGCCAATCCAACGCGTTTCCTTGCTTTTGCGAGCAAGGTTTTGCCGTGGTTGGGGCTTTTATCAGCACTTTTTCTCGCAGTGGGTCTATACATGGTGTTTCTGTCGCCCGACGATTACCAGCAAGGCCTGACGGTGCGCATCATGTATATCCATGTGCCTTTCGCATGGCTTTCGATGATGTGCTATTCGATCATGGCGCTCTCGGCACTGGGAACGCTTGTGTGGCGGCATCCGCTGGCTGACGTGTCGATCCGCGCCGCAGCCCCATTGGGTGCGATGTTTACGGCTTTGGCGCTCGCCACCGGCTCGCTCTGGGGCAAGCCGATGTGGGGTACATGGTGGGTGTGGGATGCGCGTCTCACCTCCGTCTTCGTTCTGTTCTTGATGTATCTTGGCATTATCGCACTGTCGCGGGCCTTTGCCGATCCTGCCAAAAGTGCAAAGCCGGTGGCGGTATTGACCCTTGTCGGCTTTATCAATGTTCCGATCATCAAATTCTCAGTCGACTGGTGGAATACTCTGCATCAGCCCGCTTCGGTGTTTCGTATGGATGGACCGACCATCGACGGTTCGATGCTGCGCCCGCTTTTCGTGATGGCGATTGGTTTTACGCTTTTGTTCATCACGCTACACATAATGGCGATGCGCAATGAAATCTGGCGCAGGCGTGTTGCCTCGATGAAGAAGCTTGCCGCACGTAGTGCCGACCGCAACCGGCAGCCAGCGGGAGAGCGTCTATGAACACGCATCTTGGCTTCGTCATCATTGCCTATGGCGTCACTGTGGTGGCGCTTATGATTACCATCTGCTGGATCATAATCGACCAGCGCTTGCTAAAGCGCGAATTGCAGCGGCTTGAGGCGCAAGGTTTGCGCCGCCGTTCGGCAAAGCCTGTTTCCGAGACCGCATAATGAGCGATAAAACCCAAAAACCTGCTGGTGCAAGCCGCCGCACGGCGCTGATCGCGCTTCTGCCGCTCTTGATTTTTGTGGCACTTGCGGGCGTTTTCACTGTTCAGCTTTTATCGGGCAAGGATAATTCGACCATTCCGTCAGCCCTGATCGGCAAGCCTGCGCCGCAGACCGATCTTTCGCCCGTTGAAGGACTTTTGCGCGATGGCGTGCCGGTGCCGGGCCTCAACAGTGACGATTTCAAGGGAAAACTGACGCTGGTCAATGTTTGGGGGTCGTGGTGCGTACCCTGCCGTCAGGAGCATCCGCTGCTGATGCAGATCGCCAAGGATGAGCGCATCCGCGTGGTTGGCCTCAATTACAAGGACGAGCCGGAAAATGCGCGGCGTTTCTTAGGTGATCTCGGCAATCCCTTTGCGGCGGTGGGTAGCGACCGAACAGGTCGCTCGGCGATTGAATGGGGCGTCTATGGCGTTCCCGAAACATTTCTGGTCGGCCCCGACGGCAGGATCCTATACAAGCATGTCGGGCCGTTTACTAAACAATCGGTGCGGGACGACCTGATGCCAGCGGTCGAGAGGGCGCAGCAATAATCAATGAATTTCTGAAATGAAAAAACCCCGCATATGCGGGGCTTTTGCTTTTTCTATCTCAATCCGGCAGTTTTCTGACAGCGCCCTTGGCAGCACTTGTTGCCATCGCGGCATAGGCTTTCAACGCGGTCGACACCTTGCGCTTGCGGTTTTCAACCGGCTTCCACCCGCTCTCGTCCTGTTCGGCACGGCGTTCGGCAAGTGTCGCATCATCGACGGCCAGATGAATCTTGCGGTTGGGGATATCGATATCGATGATATCACCCTCGCGCACCAGACCGATTGTGCCACCTTCGGCGGCTTCTGGGGAAACGTGGCCGATGGAAAGCCCCGACGAGCCGCCCGAAAAACGCCCATCGGTGATCAGCGCGCAATCCTTGCCCAGACCTTTTGATTTGAGGTAGCTGGTTGGATAAAGCATTTCCTGCATGCCCGGTCCGCCGCGCGGGCCTTCATAGCGGATCAGTACAATGTCACCCGCCTTGATCTTGCCGTTCAGAATGCCGAGCACGGCACTATCCTGGCTCTCGAAAATACGCGCCGGTCCTGAGAACTTGAGGATCGAATCGTCCACGCCCGCCGTCTTTACGATGCAGCCGTCTTCAGCGAGATTGCCATAGAGAACGGCGAGACCACCATCCTGAGAAAAAGCGTGTTCTTTTGCGCGAATGACGCCTTTTTCACGGTCGGTATCGACGCTGTCAAAGCGGCGCTCCTGGCTAAAGGCCACCTGTGTCGGCACACCGCCGGGGGCTGCGCGATAGAACTTATGCACCATGTCGCTCGTTGTGCGCGTTACGTCCCAATGATCAAGCGCCTTGCCAAGCGTTTCGCTGTGTACGGTCGGGAGCGTCGTGGTCAGAAGCCCTGCTTTTTCAAGCTGGCCCAGAATGCCCATGATGCCACCAGCATGATGCACGTCTTCCATATGCACATTGGCGATAGCGGGCGCCACTTTACACAAAACCGGTACGCGGCGTGACAGCCGATCGATATCGGCCATCGTGAAATCGACTTCCGCCTCTTGTGCGGCAGCCAACAGATGCAGCACCGTGTTGGTGGAACCACCCATGGCGATATCGAGCGTCATGGCGTTTTCGAAAGCCTCAAACGTGGCAATCGAACGCGGCAAAACGGAAGCGTCGTCCTGTTCGTAATAACGGCGTGCCAGATCGACCACCAGATGACCGGCTTCGACAAAAAGCCGCTTGCGGTCGGCGTGTGTTGCAAGTGTTGAACCGTTGCCCGGCAGCGAAAGGCCGAGCGCTTCGGTGAGGCAGTTCATGGAATTTGCTGTAAACATGCCCGAGCATGAGCCGCAGGTCGGACATGCCGAGCGCTCGATGGCCTTGACCTGATCGTCCGAATAATGATCGTCTGCGGCCGCAACCATGGCGTCGACCAGGTCGAGTTTCTTCACCTCGTCGTCCCAAACAACCTTGCCTGCTTCCATCGGCCCGCCGGACACGAAGACAACCGGGATGTTGAGACGCAGTGACGCCATCAGCATGCCGGGCGTGATCTTGTCGCAATTGGAAATGCAGACCATCGCATCGGCACAGTGCGCATTGACCATATATTCGACCGAGTCGGCGATCAGCTCGCGCGAGGGCAGCGAATAGAGCATACCGTCATGGCCCATGGCGATGCCGTCGTCGACCGCAATGGTGTTGAATTCCTTGGCCACACCACCTGCTGCTTCGATCTCACGCGCAACAAGCTGGCCCATGTCTTTCAAATGCACATGGCCGGGCACGAATTGCGTAAACGAATTCACTACCGCAATGATAGGCTTGCCGAAATCATCGTCCTTCATGCCTGTGGCGCGCCACAGGCCGCGAGCGCCGGCCATATTGCGACCATGGGTGGTTGTACGCGAACGATATGCGGGCATTTTCAAACCTTTTAGGAACTCTTCCAACTTTGCAGCCGGTATGACAGAACGGTATTTGCCATGCAAAGCGCAAATTGCCCCATATCGCCATCAAGGCTGGTTTTGGGGCGGTGCCTGAAGCTGCTTGCGGATTTGCGATCAGCGAAAATATCCATGCGGATGACATATTCGCTGCTCTGGACAGATCAAACCTACCACTTTCTTGTTATAATGCAAAAGAATTTACAATTTAAACGTAAGAAAGTTGCTCTGGTGCTTTCAGGCGCTGCCGGCTGCTCGACTATCTGTGACTGAAGCGAAGGCGGATGCCAGCGTGCGGGTCAGCACAGTGGGGGCGATGGGCTTATGGAAAACCGGAATTCCCGGATAACGTGCCGCAAGCTTTGCAGGCAGACCGCCGCCGGTGTGGATGACCACGAAAGTGTTTGCCTTCTTCAAACGGTCCAGAACCGGTTCGACATTGCCATCGATCAGGTCGACGTCGAGAATCGCGGCATCGACTTTATGTGTGTTGATGAGATCAAGGGCTTGCCGGACGCTGCCGACTGGCCCGATCACGGTGCCGTTGGCGTCTTCTACAGACGCGGCGACGTCGAGTGCTACGAAGATTTCATCCTCGACGACTAGAATCCGGCGTTGTTCAAGATCGTTCATCACGTTTCTCGCTGCCTCCTTGAGGTTGGCGCTACGAAGAAAATGCGCGAGCGCAGACAGGAGTTCCCTTCATCGACAGAATAAACCATTTAAGGTGAATCAATTCTTTACCGCAGGAGAAGGGGCGGACGTCGAAAAATCCCATGCCAAAAAACCGTCAGAAAGCAGTAAAAGTCAGTGTGGTCAGCGAGCGCACGATATTGGGAATGTTGAGCACGTTCTCGTTGATGAACTTGCCGATATCATCACCCTCGGCGACATAAATCTTGGCCAGAAGGTCAAACTCGCCGCTGGTCGAATAAAGCTCGGAGACGATCTCGCGCTGGTATAGCTCATCTGCCACTTCATAGGTCTTGCCGGGCGCGCACTGCAATTGCAGGAAAACGGGTTTCATATCTCTTCCTTTCGCCAAGGGCGTAGATTGACTGCTGAAGCTGACGATATTTCTGGTTCAAACACGGACAGGCAGCGGAAATCAAGTACTCAAAAATGAGTGTCGCAACGCTTCAACATTGTCGACGCGATGGATCACATTGCGGTGAGCCGTGGTGATATTGAAACAACATTCGTGTATTGCCGTGTTTCAGGAGTTTATAAACGTACTATGAAATTCATTCCCGCTCTATTTTCCGTCTTTCTTTTGTCTCTGGCAACCGTCCCAGTTCCCGTGTTTGCAATGAATGCGTCTATGCAAGCCCAGCTCGAAAAGCTCGATCCCGAGACGCGGCTGGAACAGCGGTGTGATGTCGAGGCCATGGAGCGCATTGCGCGCGAACACAGCAACTATGATGTGGACAAGGCGCTGGCCTATGCTTTTTCAGATACTGTGGTGAAAAAGAACGTCTTGCGGGCGGATGGTGCGGCATTTCGCAGCCGCGAACACTGGTACCAGCTTTCTTACATTTGCAAGACGGATGATGCTCACATTAAGGTTCTGTCTTTCGAATATAAGATTGGACCGGAAGTGCCGCAAAGCCAGTGGAGCAAGCACTATCTCGTTCCATGATTTTCTCGACCTATGGCAAGGGAATTTCCGGAATTCCCACGGATCATAAAATCATGATCCCCTGTAAATTTATGGAACCTCTCGCTCTGCGATAGATTATTATTGCTCGGGTATTTTTGGAATGGTGTGGAAAAATTATTCCTGAAACACTTGGAATGCTGCGCGGATTTTTCGTTGTCGTATTAAATATTGGGTGGCTTGTAGCATCCCGTTGATGAAGACCTCTGATACTGTCCTGATAATGGAAACATGGAGGCGGACATGAAACGATCGAGATTTTCACTGACCATTGCATCCTTTGTGGCGTTGGCTTCGCTTGCCGCCACCGTTCAGGCAAGCCACGCGGATCAGACGCTGTTGAACGTGTCCTATGATCCGACACGCGAACTCTACAAGGATTACAACGCGGCTTTTGCCAAGCATTGGAAAGATGAGACGGGCGAGACTGTTACCATCCGCGCCTCGCATGGTGGCTCTGGCAAGCAGGCGCGTTCGGTGATCGACGGCATCAAGGCCGATGTGGTCACGCTGGCACTTGAAAGCGATATCGACGCTATTGCCGATCTTTCCGGCAAGATCGACAAGGACTGGCGCAAGCGCCTGCCCAACAATTCCGCCCCCTATACTTCGACCATTGTTTTCCTCGTGCGCAAGGGCAACCCAAAAGGCATCAAGGACTGGGGCGATCTGGTCAAGGACGGCGTCGAGGTCATCACGCCCAATCCTAAAACATCAGGCGGCGCGCGCTGGAATTATCTGGCAGCCTGGGCATGGGCGCATAAGGAATATGGCGGCGACGAGCAGAAGATCAAGGAATACATAACTGAGCTGTTCCGCCATGTGCCGGTGCTTGATACCGGCGCACGTGGCTCTACGACGACTTTTGTACAGCGCCAGCTCGGCGATGTGTTGCTGGCTTGGGAAAACGAAGCCTATCTGTCGGTGGCGGAGTTTGGTGAAGATGCCTTCGATATCGTCGCTCCGCCTCAGTCGATTCTGGCCGAGCCGCCCGTGGCGCTTGTCGACAAGAATGCCGAGGAAAACGGCACCACGAAACTCGCACAGGCCTATCTCGAATATCTTTATTCACCTGAAGGGCAGGCGCTTGCTGCCAAGCACTTCTATCGCCCGTCCAAGCCGGATGTCATTCCTGCCGATCAGCAGCGTGAGTTTCCAGCCTTGACGCTGGTGACGATCGATGATCCGATTTTCGGCGGATGGGCAAAAGCGCAGCCCGAGCATTTTGGTGATGGAGGAACCTTTGACCAGCTTTACAAGCCCGGCAAATAACGGGTCCAGTCGATAAGGGGCTCACATGACAAGCCGAACAGCATCAATAAAGAGGGAACAAAATAGAGTATGGCTTCGCTCCCTGCACATGGCGTTGCTAGGTGGCACTTTAAAAAGCCGAGCGTTATTCCTGGTTTCGGACTGACGTTCGGTTTTAGTGTTGCCTATCTGACGCTTCTTATTCTCATTCCGCTCGCAGCGCTCGTGCTGCGTTCGACCGATGTTGGCCTCTCCGGTTTCTGGCGGATCATCACCGACGAGCGCACGCTTAAAGCGCTGGAAACAAGCTTTGGTACGGCTTTTATAGCGGCAATGGTCAATGTCGTCTTCGGCGTTATTCTGGCCTGGGTTCTGGTGCGTTATCGCTTTCCGGGACGGCGGTTTGTCGATGCAATTGTCGATATTCCTTTTGCGTTACCCACGGCTGTGGCCGGTATTGCGCTGGCTTCTATCTATGCGCCCAATGGCTGGATCGGCAGCCTGCTTGCACCCTTTGGCGTGCGCGTCGCCTTCACACGTCTCGGTATCATCGTGGCACTGATTTTCATCGGCCTGCCTTTCGTCGTGCGCACCGTTCAGCCGATCATGGAGGAAATCAGTCGCGAGGTAGAGGAAGCCGCAGCAACCCTGGGTGCCTCGCGCCTCCAGACCATTTTTCGCGTGCTGCTGCCGAGCCTTCAGCCTGCGATCCTGACCGGCTTTGCGTTGGCTTTTGCACGTGGCGTCGGTGAATATGGCTCGGTCATCTTCATTGCCGGCAATACGCCCTATGTTTCTGAAATCGCACCCTTGCTGATCGTTATCAAGCTTGAGGAATATGACTATGCCGGTGCCACGGCATTGGCCGTGGTCATGCTGGCGCTGTCCTTTGCGATGCTGTTTGTGATCAATCTCATCCAGGCATGGGCACGCAGGAAATATGCTCATGGCGCATGAAACCACTGTCCCCAAATCCAGCGCCGTGACCGAAAGCCTTGCAACCCGTATCGTGCTGATTGTGGTAGCACTGCTGTTTATCGCCTTGTTCCTGATCCTGCCGGTGGTGGCGGTTTTCGTCGAGGCGTTTCGCAAGGGGGCGGGCGACTATTTTGCAGCGCTCGTCGAACCTGATGCATGGGCCGCGATCAAGCTGACGCTGACGGTTGCAGCCATTGCCGTGCCGCTCAATCTGGTGTTCGGCATTGCCGCTGCATGGGCGATCGCCAAATTCGAGTTCAAGGGCAAGGCGCTGCTCACCACCTTGATCGATCTGCCGTTTTCCATCTCGCCGGTGATATCAGGCCTCGTTTTCGTGCTGCTGTTTTCAAGTCACAGCCTGCTTGGTCCGTGGCTTTCGCGCAATGGCATCGAAATCCTGTTTGCGGTGCCCGGCATCGTGCTGGCGACCGTGTTCGTAACCTTTCCTTTTGTGGCACGTGAACTGATTCCGCTGATGGAAGAACAAGGCACCGGCGACGAGGAAGCGGCGATTTCATTGGGGGCAGATGGTTGGCAGGTGTTTCGCTATGTGACGCTGCCCAATATCAAATGGGGGCTGCTTTACGGCGTGCTGCTCTGCAATGCCCGCGCCATGGGCGAGTTTGGGGCAGTCTCGGTGGTTTCAGGCCATATTCGCGGTCTCACCAACACGATGCCGCTGCATGTGGAAATTCTCTATAATGAATATAATTTCGTTGGGGCTTTTGCGGTGGCATCGCTCTTGGCGTTTCTTGCGCTGGTGACGCTTGGCGTCAAGATGGTGCTGGAAGCGCGGTATCGTGACGAACTGGCTGTCGGAAACGGCCATTGATGAAAACAGACGCAGCTCTGGTGCGAGCAAGGAAAGGCCTGCTTAAAGCGCTCGTCACGTCTCTCGGACGCTACACAAGGACGCGTCTCAACTCTTTGATTCTGCGTATTGTGCTTTACAAAAATCGATTCCGATTTTAGCGCCGATGCGTTAGCCTGTTGGTAAATCGTTGCGCAAGTGACGGGGGAAAGGATTTGGAATGGAAGTTCGTGTGGCCAGCGTGCGCAAGGAGTTTGCGCGCTTTCCGGCTTTGCATAATGTTTCGCTGGATATCCGTTCCGGCGAGCTGATCGCGCTGCTCGGCCCTTCAGGTTCCGGCAAGACCACACTTTTGCGGTTGATTGCCGGGCTTGAAAGACCGACTGAAGGCGCGATTTTCTTTGGCGACGAAGACGCATCCTATAAAAGTGTGCAGGAGCGCAACGTCGGTTTCGTGTTCCAGCATTACGCGCTTTTCCGTCATATGAGCGTTGCCGACAATATCGGCTTTGGCCTCAAGGTGCGCCCGGAGAAAATCCGCCCGAAAAAGGCGGAGATCAGGCGTCGTGCCCTCGAACTGCTTGATCTGGTTCAGTTGAAGGGGCTGGAAAATCGCTATCCGGCGCAGCTCTCAGGTGGCCAGCGCCAGCGCGTGGCGCTTGCGCGCGCCATGGCGATTGAACCCAAGGTTCTGTTGCTTGATGAACCGTTTGGCGCGCTCGACGCGCTGGTGCGCAAGGAATTGCGCCGCTGGCTGCGCGCAATCCACGACAAGACCGGCCATACGACCGTCTTCGTGACCCATGATCAGGACGAGGCGCTCGAACTCGCTGACCGTGTGGTGGTGATGAGCCAGGGCCGCATCGAGCAGATCGGCACACCCGATGAGGTCTATGACGATCCCAATTCGCCTTTTGTCTACGGTTTTATAGGAGAATCGAGCACGCTTCCGGTGCGCGTCGAAAATGGCGCGGTCTGGCTCACCGACCGCAATATCGGATTGAGCGTGGATCAAACGCGAGACAAGGTCACGCGAGGTGAAGCGCAGCTCTTCTTCCGTCCGCATGATGTCGAACTGGTCGAGGGCAGCGGTGGCTGTATTGCAGGTACCGTGGTGACAAGCCGTCGTTCTGGCGGTAAGCGGCGGGTGGAGCTGGAAATCGGCGGCGCTCGCGAGCGCGTCGAGATCGAAATTCCTGCCGAACATCCGGCGACCGAAAAAAGCCGCATCGCGTTTCGTCCGCGCTACTTCAAGCTTTTTGCCGCCGATGAAGCAGATAAACACTCAGACGCGGCCTGAAAGCAGAGCCCTTGGTATTTTTCGGTTCTTGCGTCAACTTCGGCGTAAGGGCCGTTTTTATTTTTTGCCTGATGATTTTCGTGTTCTCTAATATTTATCCATCGTTATCGGCAGTGGTATTATTTATATTTTCAGTATGTTACGGTTGTAAAAAACCAACTTTGTCATAACACAAGATTTCGCCCCAAAAAGAATTGTGCGTTGCGATTCAAACGGTTTGAAGATCACCACAGTGTTATGTCGCAATTTGGTCAAATGGTGCCGACATTCAGGGAACCGATTATGGATACCGCCGTTTTCCTGCAATGAGCATGAACTAAAATCTGGTATCCACCGCCGCAATTCATTTACCTCTTCGGAAAGGCTGTTAAGGCAGATGCCGGAAACGACTTCTTCGCACTCCAGTTCGACCCCGACCAAGACTAAATCGCCAGAGCCGCAAAAACCTGTGGAACCGAACT from Brucella sp. BE17 encodes:
- the cysW gene encoding sulfate ABC transporter permease subunit CysW, coding for MAHETTVPKSSAVTESLATRIVLIVVALLFIALFLILPVVAVFVEAFRKGAGDYFAALVEPDAWAAIKLTLTVAAIAVPLNLVFGIAAAWAIAKFEFKGKALLTTLIDLPFSISPVISGLVFVLLFSSHSLLGPWLSRNGIEILFAVPGIVLATVFVTFPFVARELIPLMEEQGTGDEEAAISLGADGWQVFRYVTLPNIKWGLLYGVLLCNARAMGEFGAVSVVSGHIRGLTNTMPLHVEILYNEYNFVGAFAVASLLAFLALVTLGVKMVLEARYRDELAVGNGH
- a CDS encoding sulfate/molybdate ABC transporter ATP-binding protein, whose amino-acid sequence is MEVRVASVRKEFARFPALHNVSLDIRSGELIALLGPSGSGKTTLLRLIAGLERPTEGAIFFGDEDASYKSVQERNVGFVFQHYALFRHMSVADNIGFGLKVRPEKIRPKKAEIRRRALELLDLVQLKGLENRYPAQLSGGQRQRVALARAMAIEPKVLLLDEPFGALDALVRKELRRWLRAIHDKTGHTTVFVTHDQDEALELADRVVVMSQGRIEQIGTPDEVYDDPNSPFVYGFIGESSTLPVRVENGAVWLTDRNIGLSVDQTRDKVTRGEAQLFFRPHDVELVEGSGGCIAGTVVTSRRSGGKRRVELEIGGARERVEIEIPAEHPATEKSRIAFRPRYFKLFAADEADKHSDAA